Below is a genomic region from Ascaphus truei isolate aAscTru1 chromosome 5, aAscTru1.hap1, whole genome shotgun sequence.
TACTGGACGGCGCCTATAATATAATAAAGATTGTTGAGATACCAACTATCTGTAAGTGCTAAATACTTAGAACAAGAAAATTATCACCGTAACTGTGATAcgtagggtgaccaggtgtcccggtttagccgggacagtcccgtttttttaacctctgtccctttttttaacctctgtcccggttttttagtctctgcccggctgccctgcatgctgtaaaatgttccGGTTTTTGTGGTTGTTccgcttttgaccatcagagcagggggggcagcagagagcagacaatgcatggaggagagcaggggccgggACTAAGCTGCGGAgcccagcagtgagacccggaagtgtcagtgagaacttccggtgtctgctgccagggctcaagatggcttcccccacccatgcaggtatggtccagaatgggggacacagacacacactcacacaatagggggggagaggcacaggcacagcatgaggagaggcagagagagagacacacacaggcacagcatggggagagacacagcatggggagagacacagagagaggcacaggcacagcatagagagacagagagaggcacaggcataGGATGGGGAGAAACattgtggggagagaggcacagcatcgggagaggggcacagcatgggaagaggggcacagagtggggggtggagagagagacacaaagagtggggggagagagacagaatggggggagacagagaatgggagagagagtcagagaatggagggaagagagacagagaatggaggggaaagagacagaaaatggaggagagacagagaaagggggagggagtgagagagacagaatggaggggagagagagacagagaatgcaggggagaaagagagacagagaatggggagagagagacaaagaatgggagagagagacacacagaatgggtgggggagagagagacacagagaatgaaggggatagagatgagaatagggggtgggggagagagacagagaatgaggggGGTGAGAATGGGGGGCGGTTGAATGGGGGGGAGATcatggagggcagagagagagaatgggggaggagagagagaatagggggacagagagccgagaatgggggggagagagacgagaatagggggtgggggagagagatagagaatgggggggggtgagaatgggggggagagcatggaggggggttgagaatggggggggagagcatgggggatagagagagagagaatgggggaggagagagagaatagggggacagagctgagaatgggggggagagagatccgagaatgtgggggaggggggtgaagagagataatgggggggggagagagaatgggggagagagagaatggggggaagaaagagagagagagagagagagagagagaatggggggggagagagagaatgtgtgggggagagagaatgggagatagagagggaatggggggaagggaggtgggacagaatggggggagagagagaatgggaagagagcatggggggaggagagagagagagtatggggaaggagagagagagaatgggggaagagagagaatggacgggggagagagagaatgggggagaagagagagagaatgggggaggagagaatgggggggtgagagagagaatggagggtttcacagaatgggggaagacacagagaatggggggagagagacagagaatgggggagacagacagaatggaggggagagagagagagagaatggtggggggagagagagacagagaatggagggagagagagagagacagacagagaatgggagggggagagagacagaaaatggaggagagacactgagaatgggggagaggagagggagagaatgggggagagggagagaatgggggagagagaattggggggagagagagaatggggggggagacacagagaatgggggaagacatAGAGAATGGGGGGATTGAGACAGAGAATTGGGGGtttgagacagagaatggaggggagagagagacagacagagaatgggggggggagagagaaacagaaaatggaggagagacacagagaatgggggagaggagagagagacaaagaatgggggagagagagagacaaagaatggggagagagacagagaatggggggaggcagagagacagagaatggaggggagagaaagacacacagagaacgggggaagagagagagagacagagaatggggggggagagagacagaaaatggagatgagacacagaatgagagggggagagagggaggggagaggagagggggggagaggagaggggggagagagggagagaatgggggagagagggagagaatgggggagagagagagacagagaatggggagagagagacaaagaatgggagagagagagacacacagaatggggtgggggagagagagagacagagaatgaaggggatagagatgagaatagggggtgggggagagagacagagaatggggggggtgagaatgggggggggggtgagaatgggggggagatcatggagggtagagagagagaatgggggaggagagagagaatagggggacagAAAgctgagaatgggggggggagagagagatgagaatagggggtgggggagagagataaagaatggggggtgagaatgggggggagagcatggaggggggggggtgagaatgggggggagagagagccgagaatgtgtgggggggtgaagagagataatgggggggagagagaatgggggagagagagaatgggggggaagagagagagaatggggggagagagataataaggggagagagagaatggaaagagagcatgggggaggagagagagagagaatggggaaggagagagagaatgggggaagagagagaatggacgggggagtgagagaatgggggaggagagagagagaatgggggaggagagaatggggggagttgagagggagaatGGAGGGTTTCACAGaatgggggaagacacagagaatggggggagagagacagagaatgggggagacagacagaatggaggggggagagagagacagagaatggggggtggagagagagacagagaatgggaggagagagagagagagagagagacagacagagaatggggggggggagagagacagaatggggggagagagacagaaaatggaggagagacactgagaatgggggagaggagagggagagaatgggggagagggagagaaagggggagagagaattagggggagagagagaatgggggggtggggacacagagaatgggggaagacatAGAGAATGGGGGGATTGAGAAAGAGAATTGGGGgattgagacagagaatggaggggagagatagacagacagggaatgggggggagagagaaacagaaaatggaggagagacacagagaatgggggaggggagagagagacaaagaatggggaagagagagagacaaagaatgggtagagagacagagaatggggggaggcagagagacagagaatggaggggagagagagacacacagagaaggggggaagagagagaaacagagaatgggggggagagagacagaaaatggaggagagacagaatgagagggggagagagggaggggagaggagagaggggagagagggaggggagaagagaggggggagagagggatgggagaggagagggggggagagggagagaatgggggagagagggagagaatgggggagagagggagagagagaatgtggggggagagaatgtggggggagagagagagaggggggaagagagagggggaagagagagagggggaagagggagagggggagagagagaggggaggagacagagaatggggggagagagagaatgggggagagagagagaatgagagagagaatgagaatgagggatgagagagagacagagagagagaaagagaatggggggagagagagaattgggggggagagagagagaatgggggggaggggggaagagagacagaatgggggagagagagagacagggaagggtggaatgagaatgtaggggtggggggaacgagaatagagggatatgaagggagggagagagaaagggttctgtgtgtgtgtgagaagggggggacagagcggggtagagagaccaaggagaaggggcgcagttggtgacatcatttgttttataaaaattttttttactgtgtcccggtttttacttttttaaatctggtcaccctagtgatACGCAAGTAAATATCCAAATCAGTCCATAGGTACTTGAAGTGATAATCAGCATATGCAAAAAAGAGATAGAaaaaacaacatagtgtaatattgttaatAATAAGAGCAGGCTATATTAATAAACAAGAAAATGAATAATTCCTCAGAGGTAGGAAAACAGAACCAGTAAGGAAaataaaaaagaacatttaatatGATAAAAACATGTGCAAACAACGAATTAGCTCCACTCCTCACGTCCGcgaaaattgaaatcctacttactaCTCAGTGATAACTGAACTGACAAACCATTCGGCGAGAACATGCAAAACCTTGCGATGTAGGAGCGAACTCATTGAGGCTACTATAATAGGCCCCATTGTATGCTATGGGACTTTTATCTTTAAAGAAAGAAAATGTTTATGCTTACGTTTTTCCCCAGTTTTGCACCTGCAATACTTTTATACATAACCTTAATTTGGCAGAACTCAATAATGATCACGTGACTCTTTGATAATTCTGATtcagtttgtgttttttttttcatgtagaATTATATCAATGGTGTTCCAGAACTTGGTGGATTAACAGAAACAATTGGAGGGACATCTGGAGCTTTAAGAGAACTAATACGAGGAAATAAACTCCCAGGTGCACTGTTAAGTGAGAATTCAGATCTTTTAGGTGGAGTAATAAGAGAGCTCAGAGGACTGATAAGTCTTGGAGGACTGACTGGAGGGCTCGGAGGACGGACTGGCGGGCTTGGAGGACTGACTGGAGGGCTCGGAGGACTTAATGGAGTGCTTGGGGGACCGACTGGAGGGCTTGGAACACTAACTGGAGTGCTCGGGGGACCGACTGGAGTGCTCGGAGGACTGAATGGAGTGCTGGGAGGAATGACAGGATTGCTCGGAGGACCGACTGGAGTGCTTGGAGGAGTGACAGGACTGCTCGGAGGACCAACTGGAGGGCTCGGAGGAGTGACTGGAGTGCTTGGAGGACCGACAGGAGTGCTTGGAGGAGTGACAGGAGGGCTCGGAGGACCAACTGGAGGGCTCGGAGGAGTGACTGGAGTGCTTGGAGGACCGAATGGAGTGCTTGGAGGACTGAATAGAGTTCTTGGAGGAGTGACAGGACTGCTCGGAGGACCGAATGGAGCACTTGGAGGAGTGACAGGAGGGCTCGGAGGACTGACTGGAGTGCTCGGGGGACCGACTGGAGGGCTCGGAGGACTGACTGGAGGGCTTGGAGGACTGACTGGAGGGCTCGGAGGACTGACTGGAGGGCTCGGAGGACTGACTGGAGGGCTCGGGGGACTGACTGGAGGGCTCGGAGGACTGACTGGAGGGCTCGGGGGACCGATTGGAGGGCTCGGAGGACTGACTGGAGGGCTCGGAGGATTGAATGGAGGGCTCGGAGGACTGACTGGAGGGCTCGGAGGACTGACTGGAGGGCTCGGAGGACTGACTGGAGGGCTCGGAGGACTGACTGGAGGGCTCGGAGGACAGATTGGAGGACTGACTGGCGGGCTCGGAGGACTGACTGGAGGGCTCGGGGGACTGACTGGAGGGCTCGGGGGACTGACTGGAGGGCTCGGAGGACTGACTGGAGGGCTCGGAGGACAGAATGGAGGACTGACTGGAGGGCTCGGAGGACTGACTGGAGGGCTCGGAGGACTAACTGGAGGGCTCGGGGGACTAACTGGAGGGCTCGGAGGACCAAATGGAGGGCTCGAGGATTGACTGGAGGGCTCGGAGGACTGACTGGAGGGCTCGGGGGACTGACTGGAGGGCTCGGAGGACCGAATGGAGGGCTCGGAGGACTGACTGGAGGGCTCGGAGGATCGACTGGAGGGATCAGAGGATTGAATGGAGCGCTTGGAGCAGTGACAGGACTACCCGGAGGCCTGACTGGAGGGCTCGGAGTTCTTAATGGAGTGCTCGGAGGCCGGACTGGAGTGCTCGGAGGAGTGACAGGACTGCTCGGAGAACTGACAGGAGCGCTCGGACTGAATGGAGCACTTGGAGGACAGATTGGAAGACTGACTGGAGGGCTCGGAGTGACAGGAGATCTTggagtgacaggagggggtacTGGAGATCTTAATGCAGGATTTAATACTGACCTCCCTGGAGATCTCACTGCGGGAGGAAGTATGGTGGAAGGAGTACTTCCTACTGAATGGCTTCTTGGCAATCCTGGAAACAATCCTAATAACCTACAATGGAACATTGGAAAATAGCAAAGGTAAATTCTATGTTTCTTTATATTGTTGTGCTATTTGTTATTTTCTGTCATGTAAAAATAcatcatatataaaaatgatATGTAAATCCAAAATTATGTAAAACCCTATGAATAACTATAGAATTCAAATATACATTCATCAGCACAGAAATATATTATTTTACAGTATGGTTTTAcattaggtgtcagatttggtgAGTTCACAAATTTTGCATTCTTTAttctacattttttattttttcgacCAGTATTAGCATTATACTTTTGGGACTTTTCAGGGATATGATTACACTCATATTAATATTcagagattttttttaattattatccaAATTGTGCTGCTGCTCCTCCCTAGCAGCTGGTGTTCTCCACTACACCTCTTTTTGCCTTTGTAAATGGTTCTCATGAGCACACCCTGCCTGACCTAAAGtataaaataacaatacagtatgaCAACGCTCAAAGTATCCCCAACATAAAGTGTATTCATCAAGATAGTCCAAAAATGTTCAtatatagtttaaaaaaatatatattttttgatgaaTGAAAAAACCTTAGGTGGGTGCTGCCTTCTTTTGTTCATAGGAATGATTCCTTCCTTCCCGCAATAGGTATAGGGGAGCAATATAGAAGACAGAAAGCGCACACAccaacctcatggtgtagtacaaTTTAACCACAAACATATATgggtaatataaataaaatacacagaaaCAAATGTGCAGCTTCAAGCTTATCTCAGAAGAAAGGGGGTAGCCTCTACGTTGTTAATGTGCCTGGGATTGTCTACTGTATTCTTTCAGCTTGCAACCAGTGCCTGCATCAGCCTGCGCTCCTGTACTCATGAAGACGTCAGACTGCACCACTGATGTTCTGGGTGTGTCTTCCTCAGGGAAATGAGAAAAGGACCAATGAAACGCATAGGATTGGTTCAAAAAATCCAGGTAGAGTGGGAAAGTAGAATTTGAGTGCGACCACCGGACGTTATGTCATCACAGCCACATCCTGAACTGAAGATCAGAGGTACAGTCTGATGTGTGCAGTAGTGCaggagtacactggcgacacactttattcgagctcggctagtcccacgaattcgggtatacccgggtgtattgaggtttgtgactgttttctgcccgagtatattgggttattttctaggcagggattgaagcattttattcccgctggctgcaatactgcacagtatatatatatatactgcattacaattcatgaatttatgccatctggtagacacgcgaagcattgcagcctattaaatcctaatcattatcatttaacaaatcagccacccatcagccaggcatgaacccaggctgggaaggcaaacgcaacggggcttgtcagaggtgaggagcggcgcattccaggtatctgccaggtacataccgggtatttgctcgaataaagtgtgtcggtgcagtatgcaggCACTGGTTGAAAGCTGAAAAAACTTTAGAGATGATTCCAGGTGTGTTTGGAGCATAGAGACTATCCCACTTTCTTCTGAGTATTTTATTTACCCATACATTTTTGTGATTAATTTGTACTACACTATGATGTTGGTGTGTGCACTGTCTTCTAGATTGCTCCCCTTGACCTAAAGTATGTTTGATATAATTTCTATGTTATAGGCATTGATTTATGCAATGTATTATTATGTTATATTGAATTGTGGATATGCCTCATGCAACATTACCACTGAAATGTGTCTTTATTTCCATAAAAAGTGTTACAAAAATATTATACACTAGCTTTCCTTCGTTAATAAGAAAAGTCTTTAAATCAAAGCACAATTGTATATATTTCACTAATTAATATTGTTTATAATTCATACACACAATATTCATTCATACAATATAATTCAAACAGGAGGTgtgggtctgaggaagggactgcttgtcctgaaacgttaccattgttagctctgatgcattaatacatttgaaatcatttgattccactacaatttgtgtgcctcttcctttctcctatcttgtTTATAATTCATAGCTTGGcaagtataaatatactgtatgtatacaataGTTGTATGCATATTTGTATTACAATAGCACCAACAATATATGTAGAGCCTTTCAAAAGATATTAGACAAAACAGGTAATTATACAAGCGCAACAAAGATAGAATCAAGCAATAGGAAGGGACATTTCTGCCCTAGAAAAACAATCTTTAACAATTTATGACAATACTCCATAACATTGTTATATGATATAGAATGCAGTGATAAACAAAATGTGACCTGGAATATTTGTCAGAGACTTGTATTTCTTCATTTCCAAACTGTTATTATGGCTACGGTAAACAAACCCGTAATGTTATTCGTAGTTGCATCATAGATGCTATTGCTCTTTTTGTCAGTCATATTTACAGAGTGAACCAAATGAATAGATAAAGTATAACATATTTCCCCTCAATCATCATGTACACATTGATTCATTTTATGAAATGCCTTCCAGTCATATAGAGGCCTTCAATAATGAAATGAGGCCATTGCAGAGATAAATGGTACAGGAGTAGATTTAGGGGCTTATTATTGACTTCAACAGGGATTTCAACAACCTCATCAGCATTTTCGGTGGATATACAATACACCCCTGAATCTCAGTGTTTAATTTACTAAATTTgtattccttttttttcttcagaaTATGAATAAATGAAATCCATTTTCCCAGTGAAAAAGTGAATAAAGAACGGATTTCAAAATATTTACATTTTAGCTCAAATTTCTGTCTATTTCATGCAAGAAATCTTCTTTCATGTACTGTTTAGAAGTTAATGATTCTGGAAACTCTGTATTACAAATATAATAAATGAAATGTAGGACAATAACAGTCTTGGTTGCTTTATTTACCATGTTTTAGGTAGTAATATTCAACTGGGATTGGATAGGCAATTTTTTTTTGCTGATTTGGATCTACCTCAAATTGGCCGGTTTCTTTGTTCCACGGATCACTCTAAAAAAAATTAAtccatggggatgagagagagagagagagagagagaaagagagagagagagagagagagagagagagagagagagagagagagagagtgagtgagagtgagcgtgagagagagagtttagATCATGGTTTAATTGACAAAAATGAATACAACGTTCTAATGGCTACAATTCAGTCATCGCGACATTCTATGCCATTCCAAAAAATCAGAAGAGCCCCAAAAATCCACCTGGCAGACCTATTCTGTCAGGAATCTTTAACCAGACAGAAAAAATAGTGAATATCTTACTGTACGTCCCtttgtataaacacacacagccctgctcaGAACCCAAACACACCATACCAtacatatttgtgtcaaaaggagtgcgaCTACGATTGTACTGTaacctcatgtacagtatataacaaaagacaaacagTAGTGTTAGGATTTGCAATAGAGGGGATCAATTGGCTTTgtttgcaagcttaaaatgctttggcaaaataatttaactaaatgaccctcatttatgaaaagaaaaacacattGGATATTCTGTAGTTCTgcggctttttgtcttttgtatacaaatatatatggtacGGTGGGTTTGTGTTCTGAtcttgcagagtttgtgtgtgtttgtaaatttcTATTAGTAAACAATTGTTTGGAGGTTTGAGACCCCATTTACCTGGTTTTAAGCTCACTCATCCCACTTTtaaatttcacgttttgctgtgCACCTGTGAATGACAAGTCTATTAACACAGTTCTCCCTCCAAATAGAggtgtaaacccacacactgcagacacacacaccaacaaaacactctgcacccctattccatccacaaaacacacactgaagacacacacttcAGCTCCCCCTCTATACCAACTAAACACACAcatagcagacacacaccaagactctgctaccccctctacacccacaaaacacacaccaacagaagacacacactaataaaacactctgctgaccCCTTTACCacccacaaaaaacacacaaacctttcccctcactctcctgtgcagagctctctgcaggcagggtgggggatgagtcagtgccttgctgatacctcctgtccaatcacctcccctgtctaagagcaaatttcactctttgtgaatgagaactgaaagctgattggctgaaaaacttggcaagctgccaaaaattctgggccattactgattagataatgcccggaattttaaccaatcagagagcagagatttcaataatgccctgaattttactgctttagcctataatgtataTTAAACCAGATAAAGCACACATCCAGATGGAAAAATATATAACGGGGCTATGTTTATATCACATAACGGCACCAGTATATATGTACAGTTAAATAGCTTGTTGATCAGTATATGTCACTGGATATTGAGGCCAAAATTGTTGCACCAAAAGCACATGTATCACAACTAAGTAAAGATACAATGTAAACTAGTATCAGCTAGATACATGGAAGAGTAGGTAGTATAATACATAACAATTAGTATCAACAAAGCCAATATTCGCTTGTGCTATCCAAGTTTAGAGTGTAATCTCTGATCTCTGGCGTGGATAATACAATAACCACAAGCCGCGCAACCCAATACTATGTTAGGTAAGCTGTTCAAATTACATAGGCAAAAGCAAGGGCAACCATCTGTATTCttaatactttatttttttctaGTTCCCCACAGACGAGTAACAATTGCAATAAACATAGAATCAAtagtttcattaattgtaataatCGTTTTGTAGTTTATTTGCTTATGTGTGGGTGTGGAAAAAGGTATGTTGGGAGAACTATTAGGGTTCTAAAAACCAGAATTTTAGAACCTCTCAGGTTAATAAGAATCAGAGACCTGAACCATCCagtgtccaaacatttttcggAATGTCGTTTGGGTGGAGTTAAGAAATTTTCATTTTTGGGGATTGAGTTTGTTCATCAAAAAATCAGAGGGGGTGTTCATGTCAATCTACTGGACCGCAGGGAAgcgtatgtaactgtatttgtaaacatgtattaattGTCttaaactctgtgcccaggacatacttgaaaacgagaggtaactctcaatgtaatacttcctggtaaaatattttataaataaataaatagttttgGATTTTTATGCTTAGGACACACTTCCCTTTAGATTGGAATTTGGGTCCCTTCCTCAAATAGAAATTATTAAGAATACATATTTACAATTATTTGTTATACTAGCTGTTGCATTAGATGTTTTGCTATGCGAAACTATATTTGAATATAGAAGTATTAATTGATTGTATCATCAATATGGCTGTTTATTGTTCTATTGACCATTTGTTCAcaataatttttatattttagtTTTTCTGCAGAATTATTTTCATTAATTTATTTTCTTgagatatttattttctttaagatATTGATTATATATCattagtgttttttttattattactgttGAATCACCTAACATTAGCATAAGGTTTATTCATATTTAGCACATTTAGAATACTATCAATTTTTAATGGTTATATAACCTTTTCTTtacttattattttttcctcttgttttCTTCTATCACATCCTTGGATTAGGTTGGTGTACTTTTGTCCGTTTATCCCTTTAGTATGTTTTGTTTTAATCTTATTCAAAGATTACTTTAGGTATTGTccaattgtttttaattatttttgtatattagGCACGTGGGAATGTGGAGTGCATTTATCATGTGTCAGTACACGGTGCTTCTCCTTTGCTTAACAGCAGGGGGCGGATCGGGGTTCTGTATGTGGTCAGGTGCTCCTTTTTTAACAGTTTTACCTATATTCTAAGTTTGATCATTATGAGTATCCGTTGTAGCTTTGCTCCAGGCTGCTCTGACGCCTTCAGACAACATCCAATTGATGCACATACGTCTTGGTATGTGCGACATGATGCAAGTTTTGGAGCGAAACGGCAGCGGATCATTTTGGTTTAAAAGGGATAGAAAGGCATTAGtttttactccttgataaagaacctTACATTCGAAATGCATAGGAGGCTTTCCTGTATGCTTTGGAAAttccaataaataatttttgtatCATGGATTATCTCCCTGATCCTGCTTTGGCTGTCATCTACTTTTTTGCATCtatcagggtaccattgaacctctcacatagaccatttgtctgggggggataaggggtcgtgcgctggtgcttccccccgcacgcatcccagagacactataGCAATTCGCTCATGAATTGCAACCCTTGATCAGTTAGAATATCACTAGGGAAACCTTAACCGCTAGTGAAAATAACTAGCAATGCTTGCGCTACTACCCTAGTATGATGGTGGCAAGGGCTACAGCCTCAAGGTACTGGGTTGCAAAATCCTGCACCGTGAGTATGTAACGCTTGCCAGACCAACTGGGGAACATGAGAggtcccactatgtccatagATATCCTCTGTAAAGGTTCTCCAATTACTGGTAGATGGTCACTGTTCGCAGATGCTTCTCATTGGGCTGATCCTGACTGGTGCATTctgatgtccctctgtctccGTTGCTGGTTCCTGGGTGACAAGTGGTGATTTCTCTGTGGATGTCCCTCTCTGGGCTGGTTTGACAGCTGTAcgtggctcctctgtgtgtgccagtcgcacatgaGCAACCAGCCTCGCAGCTGGAGagcattgcccctgatggggtccaccaGACGTTGCATGGTCTGGACAATCTGGCCTGATGTGACTCACTTTGTTACACAGGTAACACCTCTTCTCATGCTTTAACTCAGCAGCTTTGGGTGCGCCGCCCTCTGCTGCAGGCTTGTTCATTCACTGAAGGGTGGTTTTGGCTCCCTTGGTAGGATTGGCTGTGTTCCTGGTAGCCCCCTTCTTGTTTATCACAGCTCGACTGGTCACAAATTC
It encodes:
- the LOC142495420 gene encoding uncharacterized protein LOC142495420 isoform X1; the protein is MKITVSFLLVAVSCCFSPAISNCIRRCEKNCQPLPTIDLSCLQIALTRNLPATVSLLADVLCAYERCKDMENKNELRKAIQRLVNVTGCTLMGRDTPIEYLLMDVDGALQNLLRTVLDLLKDLNLDAVTIPVCGLLKPLLLKVSAILNYINGVPELGGLTETIGGTSGALRELIRGNKLPGALLSENSDLLGGVIRELRGLISLGGLTGGLGGRTGGLGGLTGGLGGLNGVLGGPTGGLGTLTGVLGGPTGVLGGLNGVLGGMTGLLGGPTGVLGGVTGLLGGPTGGLGGVTGVLGGPTGVLGGVTGGLGGPTGGLGGVTGVLGGPNGVLGGLNRVLGGVTGLLGGPNGALGGVTGGLGGLTGVLGGPTGGLGGLTGGLGGLTGGLGGLTGGLGGLTGGLGGLTGGLGGLTGGLGGPIGGLGGLTGGLGGLNGGLGGLTGGLGGLTGGLGGLTGGLGGLTGGLGGQIGGLTGGLGGLTGGLGGLTGGLGGLTGGLGGLTGGLGGQNGGLTGGLGGLTGGLGGLTGGLGGLTGGLGGPNGGLED
- the LOC142495420 gene encoding uncharacterized protein LOC142495420 isoform X2, translated to MKITVSFLLVAVSCCFSPAISNCIRRCEKNCQPLPTIDLSCLQIALTRNLPATVSLLADVLCAYERCKDMENKNELRKAIQRLVNVTGCTLMGRDTPIEYLLMDVDGALQNLLRTVLDLLKDLNLDAVTIPVCGLLNYINGVPELGGLTETIGGTSGALRELIRGNKLPGALLSENSDLLGGVIRELRGLISLGGLTGGLGGRTGGLGGLTGGLGGLNGVLGGPTGGLGTLTGVLGGPTGVLGGLNGVLGGMTGLLGGPTGVLGGVTGLLGGPTGGLGGVTGVLGGPTGVLGGVTGGLGGPTGGLGGVTGVLGGPNGVLGGLNRVLGGVTGLLGGPNGALGGVTGGLGGLTGVLGGPTGGLGGLTGGLGGLTGGLGGLTGGLGGLTGGLGGLTGGLGGLTGGLGGPIGGLGGLTGGLGGLNGGLGGLTGGLGGLTGGLGGLTGGLGGLTGGLGGQIGGLTGGLGGLTGGLGGLTGGLGGLTGGLGGLTGGLGGQNGGLTGGLGGLTGGLGGLTGGLGGLTGGLGGPNGGLED